In one uncultured Devosia sp. genomic region, the following are encoded:
- a CDS encoding 50S ribosomal protein L11 methyltransferase, with the protein MNAAHFIRNNLRLEPVRSLPHIQLYTAHPASRLSRLTGTDEAAPYWAWQWAGGLALAQHFEAHPAMTPGKRLLDLGAGSGLVGIVAARLGATASAAEIDANGRAAIALNAAANGVTMPLVEVDIAGEVPTGFDIIAAGDVFYREDVARRMLPFLTRCARAGMAVLIGDPGRRDLPIERLAPLASYPVTDVGDARTTANRTGTVYELRA; encoded by the coding sequence TTGAACGCAGCCCACTTCATCCGGAACAACCTGCGGCTCGAGCCAGTCCGCTCTCTGCCGCACATTCAGCTCTATACAGCCCACCCCGCCAGCCGCCTCTCGCGGCTGACCGGCACTGATGAAGCGGCGCCCTACTGGGCTTGGCAATGGGCGGGCGGTCTGGCACTTGCGCAGCATTTCGAGGCTCATCCGGCGATGACCCCCGGCAAGCGCCTGCTCGACCTGGGTGCTGGCTCGGGCCTTGTCGGCATAGTGGCCGCGCGCCTCGGCGCCACCGCCAGTGCTGCGGAAATCGACGCCAATGGCCGCGCCGCCATCGCCCTCAACGCGGCGGCCAATGGCGTGACCATGCCTTTGGTGGAAGTCGATATTGCTGGTGAAGTCCCGACCGGTTTCGACATCATCGCGGCTGGAGATGTCTTCTACCGCGAAGACGTCGCCCGCCGCATGCTGCCCTTCCTGACCCGCTGCGCCCGAGCCGGCATGGCCGTTCTCATCGGCGATCCCGGGCGTCGCGACCTGCCGATCGAGCGTCTTGCGCCCTTGGCGTCATATCCAGTCACCGACGTGGGTGACGCCCGCACCACCGCGAACCGTACCGGCACGGTCTACGAACTACGCGCCTGA
- the msrB gene encoding peptide-methionine (R)-S-oxide reductase MsrB — MDTHAFKVTHTDAEWRAKLTPEQYYIMREHGTERPGSCALLYEKRQGAFSCAGCDTPLFESTLKFESGTGWPSFNDPLPGTVETTVDRSHGMVRTECHCATCGSHLGHVFPDGPPPTGLRYCINGVALNFTPN, encoded by the coding sequence ATGGACACCCATGCCTTCAAGGTGACCCATACCGACGCCGAATGGCGCGCCAAGTTGACGCCCGAACAATATTACATCATGCGCGAGCATGGCACAGAACGGCCCGGGTCTTGCGCGCTGCTCTATGAAAAGCGTCAGGGCGCCTTTTCCTGTGCCGGTTGCGACACGCCGCTGTTCGAATCGACGCTGAAATTCGAGAGCGGTACGGGCTGGCCGAGCTTCAATGACCCGTTGCCGGGGACGGTGGAGACCACGGTGGATCGTAGCCATGGCATGGTGCGGACGGAATGCCATTGTGCGACCTGCGGCAGCCATCTGGGTCACGTGTTTCCGGACGGTCCGCCGCCGACCGGGCTGCGCTATTGCATCAACGGCGTGGCGCTGAATTTCACGCCTAACTAG
- a CDS encoding anti-sigma factor, with amino-acid sequence MTPITRDMLMAYCDGQLGEADRSAVETHLAANPDAMAEVALIQRQNHAIQTLFAPAGAEPVPARLKPARLVEAQKSRRWQTLQRAAMITALLGIGMAAGWLLRPSGDSPQLYDRLIADAVSAHTVYVAENRHAVEVAGDDSEHLSTWLSNRLATNLAMPDLSAQGLTFLGGRLLPAPAIPGGRAAQLMYEDRGGERLTLYITPAQGVDGPDYEKIAFGADTALYWANALITCTIVGNEQPETLQAIANTVFSQLSPGQPAERVYRG; translated from the coding sequence ATGACGCCGATCACCCGCGACATGCTGATGGCCTATTGCGACGGACAGCTCGGCGAAGCCGATCGTTCCGCCGTCGAAACCCATCTCGCTGCCAATCCCGATGCCATGGCCGAGGTCGCGCTCATCCAGCGCCAGAACCACGCCATCCAGACCCTCTTCGCCCCGGCCGGCGCCGAGCCCGTCCCCGCCCGTCTCAAGCCTGCAAGGCTCGTCGAGGCACAAAAATCCCGCCGCTGGCAGACGCTGCAACGCGCCGCCATGATCACCGCTCTGCTCGGCATCGGCATGGCTGCCGGCTGGCTCCTGCGCCCCTCTGGCGACAGTCCGCAGCTCTACGACCGGCTGATCGCCGATGCGGTCAGCGCCCACACCGTCTATGTCGCGGAAAACCGCCACGCCGTCGAAGTCGCCGGCGACGACAGCGAACACCTCAGCACCTGGCTGTCCAACCGCCTCGCCACCAATCTCGCCATGCCCGACCTGTCGGCCCAGGGCCTGACCTTCCTCGGCGGCCGTCTCTTGCCCGCCCCCGCCATTCCCGGCGGCCGCGCCGCCCAGCTCATGTATGAAGACCGCGGCGGCGAACGCCTCACGCTCTACATCACGCCCGCGCAAGGCGTGGACGGCCCCGACTACGAAAAGATCGCCTTCGGTGCCGACACTGCCCTTTACTGGGCCAATGCCCTGATAACCTGCACCATCGTCGGCAACGAACAACCCGAAACCCTGCAAGCCATCGCCAACACGGTCTTCTCGCAGCTGAGCCCGGGCCAACCGGCCGAGCGGGTGTATCGAGGCTAA
- a CDS encoding SMP-30/gluconolactonase/LRE family protein, giving the protein MDGEALEIIDSTFKDLTIGDAPLDVLYDQCLWAEGPVWFGDGNFLVWSDIPNNRMLKYVPELGVTPFRTPSNFVNGNTSDLRGRLVSCSHGARAVLRTEWDGSITTLVDSHQGKRLNSPNDVVVKSDGTIWFTDPSYGILSDYEGYKADQEQDGCFVYRFDPADGSLTVVADDFAKPNGLAFSADETTLYISDTGQSHDPEWPAQIRQFDVSGSRLTNPKVFADIDSGLPDGFRLDVQGNIWTSAGLGVNVYNPAGTLLGRIKTGAKTSNVVFGGPNRDQLYITCSQYLMTTRVNVRGLQRP; this is encoded by the coding sequence ATGGACGGCGAAGCACTCGAAATCATCGACAGCACATTCAAGGACCTGACGATCGGTGATGCCCCGCTCGACGTGCTCTATGACCAATGCCTGTGGGCCGAAGGCCCGGTCTGGTTTGGTGATGGCAATTTCCTCGTCTGGAGCGACATTCCCAACAATCGCATGCTGAAATATGTGCCGGAACTGGGCGTCACCCCGTTCCGCACCCCCTCCAACTTCGTCAACGGCAACACGAGCGACCTGCGGGGACGCCTTGTATCCTGCTCGCATGGCGCTCGCGCCGTGCTGCGCACCGAATGGGACGGCTCGATCACCACTCTAGTCGATAGCCATCAGGGCAAGCGCCTCAATTCCCCCAATGACGTGGTGGTCAAATCCGATGGGACCATCTGGTTCACCGACCCCAGCTACGGCATTCTCAGCGACTACGAGGGCTATAAGGCCGATCAGGAGCAGGACGGTTGCTTTGTCTATCGCTTCGACCCGGCTGATGGCTCGCTCACCGTCGTAGCCGACGATTTCGCCAAGCCAAACGGCCTCGCCTTTTCAGCCGACGAAACCACGCTCTATATCTCTGACACCGGTCAGAGCCATGATCCGGAATGGCCGGCCCAAATCCGGCAGTTCGACGTCAGCGGCTCCAGGCTCACCAATCCAAAGGTCTTTGCCGACATCGATTCCGGCCTTCCCGACGGCTTCCGCCTCGATGTCCAGGGCAATATCTGGACCAGCGCCGGCTTGGGGGTGAATGTCTACAATCCCGCTGGCACCCTGCTCGGCCGCATCAAGACCGGTGCCAAGACCTCCAATGTGGTCTTTGGCGGGCCCAACCGTGACCAGCTCTACATCACCTGCAGCCAGTATCTGATGACGACCCGCGTCAATGTCAGGGGACTGCAGCGCCCTTGA
- a CDS encoding alpha-hydroxy acid oxidase produces MAALDKILTIDEMKRKARRSVPKMFFEYADSGSYTEGTYRDNESDFNKIKLNQKVAVNLEGRNLKVKMLGQEIAMPVAIAPAATGGMQVADGEIKAAKAAEKFGIPFSLSTMSVCSIEDIAENTSAPFWFQLYVMRDRDFINRLIDRAKAAKCSALVLTMDLQILGQRHKDIHNGLSTPPKFNAYSLWQMMQHPLWCARMLGTKRHTFRNIVGHVSGDHDLASLSAWTASQFDPTLNWADVKWIKERFGGPVIVKGVLDPDDAQAAVDNGADAIVVSNHGGRQLDGAPSTIRVLPEIVDRVGNKTEVYLDSGIRSGQDVVKALAYGAKSTFIGRPMLYGLGAGGEAGVTRVLDIIRKELDTTMALCGERDILNVGLHNVYSNDIPVRNAPVKG; encoded by the coding sequence ATGGCTGCACTCGACAAGATCCTGACCATTGACGAAATGAAGCGCAAGGCGCGGCGGTCCGTGCCCAAGATGTTCTTCGAATATGCCGATAGCGGATCCTATACGGAGGGGACCTATCGGGACAATGAGAGCGACTTCAACAAGATCAAGCTTAACCAGAAGGTGGCGGTGAATCTTGAGGGGCGCAATCTCAAGGTCAAGATGCTGGGCCAGGAGATCGCCATGCCGGTGGCGATTGCCCCGGCTGCGACGGGCGGCATGCAGGTGGCCGATGGCGAGATCAAGGCCGCCAAGGCGGCCGAGAAATTTGGCATTCCCTTTTCGCTCTCGACGATGAGCGTCTGCTCGATCGAGGACATTGCCGAAAATACGAGCGCGCCGTTCTGGTTCCAGCTCTATGTGATGCGCGACCGCGACTTCATCAACCGGCTGATCGACCGCGCCAAGGCAGCGAAGTGTTCTGCGCTGGTGCTGACGATGGACCTGCAGATTCTCGGCCAGCGGCACAAGGACATCCACAACGGGCTGTCGACGCCGCCCAAGTTCAATGCCTATTCGCTCTGGCAGATGATGCAGCATCCGCTGTGGTGCGCGCGCATGCTGGGCACCAAGCGGCACACGTTCCGCAATATCGTGGGCCATGTCAGCGGTGATCACGACCTGGCGTCGCTCTCGGCATGGACGGCATCGCAGTTCGATCCGACGCTCAACTGGGCCGACGTGAAGTGGATCAAGGAACGCTTCGGCGGGCCGGTGATCGTCAAGGGCGTGCTCGACCCCGATGATGCGCAGGCCGCGGTGGACAATGGCGCCGATGCGATCGTGGTTTCCAACCATGGCGGGCGCCAGCTCGACGGGGCGCCGTCGACCATCCGCGTGCTGCCCGAGATCGTGGATCGCGTTGGCAACAAGACCGAGGTTTATCTCGATAGCGGCATCCGCTCGGGCCAGGATGTGGTCAAGGCGCTGGCCTATGGGGCGAAATCGACGTTTATCGGGCGGCCGATGCTCTATGGGCTGGGCGCGGGTGGCGAGGCCGGGGTGACCCGCGTGCTCGATATCATCCGCAAGGAGCTGGATACGACGATGGCACTGTGCGGGGAGCGCGACATTCTCAATGTCGGACTGCACAATGTGTATTCGAATGATATTCCGGTAAGGAATGCGCCGGTGAAGGGGTAG
- a CDS encoding N-formylglutamate amidohydrolase, with amino-acid sequence MRSDYWDQPAFETIRPRRLVAPLVFNSPHSGRVYPERFLAMTRLDHLSIRQSEDAWVDELFARAPHLGAPMIRAHFPRAYLDVNREPWELDPTMFVEPLSDRFNTTSPRVAAGLGTLARVVAENKPIYRDRLTLDDARMRIEGIYHPYHAALQRLLGEAINAFGVALLIDCHSMPRIMRSNDKAAPDIVLGDRYGTTCAPALIDLAETVFASAGLRVARNRPYAGGFATRTYGRPQHGVHALQIEISRHLYMNEVTLTKNEGFDAIRDLLDRLIFALIGLDLVSLVGVVQATTSLAAE; translated from the coding sequence GTGCGGTCCGACTATTGGGATCAGCCAGCATTCGAAACCATCCGGCCACGCCGGCTTGTTGCGCCGCTGGTTTTCAACTCGCCCCATTCCGGCCGCGTCTATCCCGAACGCTTTCTTGCCATGACCCGGCTCGACCATCTGTCGATCCGGCAATCGGAAGATGCCTGGGTCGACGAGCTTTTCGCCCGTGCACCGCATCTTGGCGCGCCGATGATCCGCGCGCATTTTCCCCGCGCCTATCTCGACGTCAATCGTGAGCCCTGGGAACTCGACCCGACCATGTTCGTCGAGCCGCTGTCAGATCGCTTCAACACTACCTCGCCCCGCGTTGCAGCGGGCCTTGGCACGCTGGCGCGCGTCGTGGCCGAGAACAAGCCGATCTATCGCGACCGCCTGACACTGGACGATGCCCGCATGCGTATCGAGGGCATCTACCACCCCTATCATGCCGCGCTACAGCGCCTACTGGGCGAAGCCATCAACGCCTTCGGCGTCGCCCTTCTGATCGATTGCCATTCCATGCCGCGCATCATGCGCTCCAACGACAAGGCCGCGCCCGATATCGTGCTGGGCGATCGCTATGGCACCACCTGCGCACCCGCCCTGATCGACCTGGCCGAAACCGTCTTCGCCAGCGCCGGCCTGCGCGTCGCCCGCAACCGCCCCTATGCTGGCGGCTTTGCCACCCGCACCTACGGCCGGCCTCAGCACGGCGTGCACGCCCTCCAGATCGAGATCAGCCGCCACCTCTACATGAACGAGGTGACGCTGACCAAGAACGAGGGTTTCGACGCCATTCGTGACCTGCTCGATCGCCTGATCTTCGCGCTGATTGGCCTCGATCTCGTTTCCCTTGTCGGCGTCGTCCAGGCAACGACCAGCCTTGCCGCCGAATAG
- a CDS encoding sigma-70 family RNA polymerase sigma factor, with amino-acid sequence MDQFLDQLESCVPALRRYARALTRNVDLADDLVQDCLERALAKRGLFRPTGPVRAWLFTILLNLHRNARRSSLRRGTQVDIDDLPEMATPAPQPGHIALAEMARAIETLPSEQKEALLLVALEGLPYQEAADILQIPIGTLMSRLGRARAALRLATGTPSEPHLRTVK; translated from the coding sequence TTGGACCAGTTTCTCGACCAGTTGGAATCCTGCGTACCGGCACTGCGGCGCTATGCCCGCGCGCTGACGCGCAATGTCGATCTGGCCGATGACCTGGTTCAGGATTGTCTCGAACGTGCCCTCGCCAAGCGCGGCCTGTTCCGGCCCACCGGCCCGGTCCGCGCCTGGCTCTTCACCATCCTGCTCAATCTGCACCGCAATGCGCGCCGTTCGTCGCTGCGCCGGGGCACCCAGGTCGATATCGACGACCTGCCCGAAATGGCGACACCCGCGCCCCAGCCCGGCCATATCGCTCTGGCCGAAATGGCGCGCGCCATCGAAACCCTGCCATCCGAGCAGAAGGAAGCCCTCCTGCTCGTGGCGCTCGAGGGCCTGCCCTATCAGGAGGCCGCCGACATCTTGCAGATTCCCATCGGCACGCTGATGAGCCGCCTCGGCCGCGCCCGGGCCGCCCTGCGGCTGGCCACCGGCACGCCGTCCGAACCCCATCTAAGGACCGTCAAATGA
- the hrpB gene encoding ATP-dependent helicase HrpB, whose translation MRRSPVLPIALPSPIRHEPAMLSSLPPLPIDDALPALRAALEAGPYAVLVAPPGAGKTTRVPLALLDAPWRADRRIIMLEPRRLAARAAAGQMARLLGENVGETVGYRVRMDSKISGRTRVEIATEGVFTRMLLDDPELTGTAAVLFDEFHERSLDGDLGLALALDAAALRPDLRILVMSATIDGARVARLLHDAPVIESLGRAFPVETLYREPDALQRLDDQVTAAVLAALREHEGSALVFLPGQGEITRVAERLASRVAGNVDIAPLYGQLAPAEQDRAIRPAEPSRRKVVLATSIAETSLTIDGVRIVVDSGFRRIPVYEPGTGLTTLATARVSRAGADQRRGRAGRTSPGIAIRLWNEGQNSALEAFDTPEILAADLAGFALDLANWGVTDPKALPFLDPPPAPAWNEAVALLKSLDAIDDAGRITGHGKSLSRLALHPRLAHMIVSAEGDSDTAAELAVLMTERGLGGDSVDMSHRLDRFRSDRSKRADEARSLARRWSKLSGQQTTGKTAASLHLARAFPDRIAQSAGPRGKFRLANGRQASLDQTEALASAQYLVVTDMTGTAANGRIRSAVEIDRTTIEELYAHHITEAENLSFDVQSGSVRARKTRQLNALRLSDEPIAISNPEAAAHLLAQAAARTGLDSLPWSRDQKAWRARANFLRFTIGDDWPDLTAEALASTVDQWLAPALFGLTKLNEINGEHLRTALDLLLPYPRRQEIEALLPSHFTAPTGNAVPIDYTAEGGPAIEIRVQELFGLTRHPTIANGRIRLILILLSPAHRPIQTTRDLTGFWAGSWADVAKELKGRYPRHPWPDEPARAAPTARAKPRGT comes from the coding sequence ATGCGTCGCTCTCCCGTCCTGCCTATTGCCCTACCCTCGCCGATCCGCCATGAACCGGCAATGCTTTCCTCCCTGCCGCCGCTGCCCATTGATGACGCACTCCCCGCCCTGCGCGCCGCGCTGGAAGCTGGCCCCTATGCCGTGCTCGTCGCCCCGCCCGGCGCCGGCAAGACCACCCGCGTGCCCCTGGCGCTGCTCGACGCGCCCTGGCGCGCGGACCGCCGCATCATCATGCTCGAGCCACGCCGTCTGGCCGCCCGTGCTGCAGCAGGCCAGATGGCGCGTCTCCTCGGCGAAAACGTCGGCGAGACCGTGGGCTATCGCGTCCGCATGGACAGCAAAATATCCGGCAGGACCCGCGTCGAAATCGCCACCGAAGGCGTCTTCACCCGCATGCTGCTCGATGATCCCGAACTGACCGGCACTGCCGCCGTGCTCTTCGACGAATTCCACGAAAGGAGCCTCGACGGCGATCTCGGCCTTGCCCTGGCGCTCGACGCCGCCGCCCTCCGGCCAGACCTCCGCATTCTCGTCATGTCCGCCACCATCGACGGCGCCCGCGTCGCCCGCCTGCTCCATGATGCGCCGGTGATCGAAAGCCTTGGCCGCGCCTTCCCGGTCGAGACCCTCTATCGCGAGCCCGACGCCCTGCAGCGCCTTGACGACCAGGTCACCGCCGCCGTCCTCGCGGCCCTGCGCGAACATGAAGGCTCGGCCCTCGTCTTCCTCCCCGGCCAAGGCGAGATCACTCGCGTCGCAGAACGCCTCGCATCGCGCGTCGCCGGCAATGTCGATATCGCCCCGCTCTACGGCCAGCTCGCCCCCGCCGAGCAGGACCGCGCCATTCGCCCCGCCGAGCCCAGTCGTCGCAAGGTGGTCCTCGCCACCTCCATTGCTGAGACCTCGCTGACCATCGACGGCGTCCGCATCGTGGTGGATTCCGGCTTCCGCCGCATCCCCGTCTATGAACCCGGTACCGGCCTCACCACCCTCGCCACCGCCCGCGTCTCCCGCGCCGGTGCCGACCAGCGCCGCGGCCGCGCCGGTCGTACCAGCCCCGGCATTGCCATCCGGCTCTGGAACGAGGGCCAGAATTCCGCTCTCGAAGCGTTCGACACGCCCGAAATCCTCGCCGCCGATCTCGCCGGCTTCGCCCTCGATCTTGCCAACTGGGGCGTCACCGATCCAAAGGCGCTCCCCTTCCTCGATCCACCGCCCGCCCCGGCCTGGAACGAGGCCGTAGCCCTGCTCAAATCCCTCGACGCAATCGACGACGCTGGCCGCATTACCGGCCACGGAAAGTCACTTTCGCGCCTCGCGCTACACCCGCGCCTCGCCCACATGATAGTATCGGCTGAAGGCGACAGTGATACCGCCGCCGAACTCGCCGTGCTGATGACAGAGCGCGGATTGGGCGGCGACTCGGTCGATATGTCCCATCGTCTCGACCGCTTCCGCAGCGATCGATCGAAGCGCGCCGACGAGGCCCGAAGCCTGGCACGACGCTGGAGCAAGCTCTCGGGCCAGCAAACCACCGGCAAAACAGCAGCAAGCTTGCATCTTGCCCGCGCTTTCCCCGATCGCATCGCCCAATCCGCCGGTCCGCGCGGCAAATTTCGCCTCGCCAACGGCCGCCAGGCCAGTCTCGATCAGACCGAAGCCCTTGCCAGCGCGCAATATCTTGTCGTGACCGATATGACCGGCACCGCCGCCAATGGCCGCATCCGTTCTGCGGTTGAAATTGATCGTACAACTATCGAGGAGTTGTATGCTCATCATATAACCGAGGCGGAAAATCTCTCCTTCGACGTGCAATCAGGCAGCGTTCGCGCCAGAAAAACGCGCCAACTCAACGCTTTGCGCCTAAGTGACGAGCCCATCGCCATCAGCAACCCGGAAGCTGCAGCCCATCTCCTGGCCCAGGCCGCCGCCAGGACCGGCCTCGATTCCCTGCCCTGGAGCCGCGACCAGAAGGCCTGGCGCGCCCGCGCCAACTTCCTCCGCTTTACCATAGGCGACGACTGGCCCGACCTGACCGCTGAAGCCTTGGCCTCAACCGTCGACCAATGGCTCGCGCCCGCCCTGTTCGGCCTGACAAAACTCAATGAAATCAACGGCGAACACCTGCGCACCGCGCTCGACCTGCTGCTGCCCTACCCGCGCCGCCAGGAAATTGAGGCCCTGCTCCCCAGCCATTTCACCGCCCCCACCGGCAATGCCGTCCCCATCGACTACACCGCCGAAGGCGGCCCAGCCATCGAGATCCGCGTCCAGGAACTCTTCGGTCTGACCCGACACCCCACCATCGCCAACGGCCGTATCCGTTTGATTCTGATACTATTATCCCCCGCCCACCGCCCGATCCAGACCACCCGCGATCTGACCGGCTTCTGGGCCGGCTCCTGGGCCGATGTTGCGAAGGAACTGAAGGGCCGCTACCCACGCCACCCCTGGCCCGACGAACCGGCCCGAGCCGCCCCCACCGCCAGGGCAAAGCCCCGCGGCACATAG
- a CDS encoding response regulator: MKRILLAEDDNDMRSFLTRALKNAGYEVISFDNGLSAYERLREEPFSLLLSDIVMPEMDGIELARRATELDPDLKVMFITGFAAVALNPDSDAPKDASVLSKPFHLKDLVNEVERLLAA; this comes from the coding sequence ATGAAGCGAATTCTGCTCGCTGAAGACGATAATGACATGCGCTCGTTCCTGACGCGCGCCCTCAAGAATGCCGGCTATGAGGTGATTTCGTTCGACAACGGGCTGTCGGCCTATGAACGCCTGCGCGAAGAGCCGTTTTCGCTGCTGCTCAGCGATATAGTGATGCCGGAAATGGATGGGATCGAGCTGGCGCGTCGCGCGACCGAACTCGATCCGGACCTCAAGGTGATGTTCATCACCGGCTTTGCCGCGGTGGCGCTCAATCCCGATAGCGATGCGCCCAAGGATGCGTCGGTGCTGAGCAAGCCGTTCCACCTCAAAGATCTGGTGAACGAAGTCGAGCGGCTGCTGGCTGCCTGA
- a CDS encoding aldose 1-epimerase family protein: MALIRIGNEEVSVEVSSLGAEMQSLVTRDGQDWLWDGDAAFWGGRSPVLFPIVGKAPSDHLSIEGTRYPMGQHGFARRNEFELVGSGDDWCRFELRSSPATRAIYPFDFVLAVEHRVEGRAVAVAAEVTNADERPMPFGIGFHPAFVWPLPGCEGLEHSVVLDDGGEPELQRLSGGLLGSHRLPSPFSNGALTLKHHLFDADAMIFPEGAGAGVTYAARDKAVHFTWDNLPNFAIWSKPGAPFVCLEPWRGMAAEAGGTDAIEERPYTEVLGPGATGRYQFRAELVG, encoded by the coding sequence ATGGCATTGATCCGCATCGGCAATGAAGAGGTCAGCGTGGAGGTGTCCTCGCTGGGGGCGGAGATGCAGTCGCTGGTGACCAGGGATGGCCAGGACTGGCTTTGGGACGGCGACGCGGCCTTCTGGGGCGGACGGTCACCGGTGCTGTTTCCGATCGTCGGCAAGGCGCCGAGCGATCATCTCAGCATCGAGGGCACGCGCTATCCGATGGGGCAGCATGGCTTTGCACGGCGCAATGAATTCGAGCTGGTGGGCAGCGGCGATGACTGGTGCCGGTTCGAACTGCGGTCGAGTCCGGCGACGCGGGCGATCTATCCGTTCGATTTCGTCCTGGCGGTGGAGCATCGGGTCGAGGGGCGGGCGGTGGCGGTTGCTGCAGAAGTGACCAATGCCGACGAACGGCCGATGCCGTTCGGGATCGGGTTTCATCCGGCCTTTGTCTGGCCGTTGCCGGGCTGCGAGGGTCTGGAGCATAGCGTGGTGCTCGACGATGGCGGCGAGCCGGAGTTGCAGCGCCTGTCGGGCGGGTTGCTGGGCTCACACAGATTGCCGTCGCCCTTCAGCAATGGCGCGCTGACGCTCAAGCATCATTTGTTCGATGCCGATGCGATGATTTTTCCCGAAGGCGCCGGGGCGGGGGTGACCTATGCGGCGCGAGACAAGGCGGTGCATTTTACCTGGGACAATCTGCCCAATTTTGCAATCTGGTCGAAGCCGGGCGCGCCGTTCGTATGCCTTGAGCCGTGGCGCGGCATGGCGGCGGAAGCGGGCGGCACGGATGCGATCGAGGAGCGGCCGTATACGGAGGTGCTGGGGCCGGGGGCGACGGGGCGGTATCAATTCAGGGCGGAATTAGTAGGTTAG
- a CDS encoding altronate dehydratase family protein, whose amino-acid sequence MSETMTRPQPTTLVLNAADNIAVALTNLDVGVATPQGVSIIRRVPRGHKFATRGIRAGEAVVKFGQIIGFASEGIAPGDWVHEHNCGMGGPDGTLSHDYAFAEGAIAPEMIPVAQRATFEGYRRANGKVGTRNYIGILTSVNCSATVAKFVAEAINRSGLLDDYPEIDGIVPFVHGTGCGMESRGEGFDILKRTQWGYTSNPNLGAALLVGLGCEVFQIGRMKEIYGVEDGETFQTMTIQERGGTRKMIEWGVEKVKEMLPVAAAARRETVDASHLMLALQCGGSDGYSGITANPALGYAADILVRNGGTAILSETPEIYGAEHLLTRRAINQEVGEKLISRIHWWEDYTQRNRGEMNNNPSPGNKLGGLTTILEKSLGAAAKGGTTPLTAVYEYAEPVTEKGFVFMDTPGFDPVSATGQVAGGANILAFTTGRGSAYGCKPVPSMKLATNSEMFGRMTDDMDINCGDIVEGVSIEDKGQQIFDMLLDIASGKRTKSEELGYGDNEFVPWQVGAVM is encoded by the coding sequence ATGTCCGAGACCATGACCCGCCCCCAGCCGACGACGCTGGTGCTCAATGCTGCCGACAATATCGCTGTTGCGCTGACCAATCTGGACGTCGGCGTGGCCACGCCGCAGGGCGTCAGCATCATCCGGCGGGTGCCGCGCGGGCACAAGTTCGCGACGCGCGGCATCCGTGCTGGCGAGGCGGTGGTGAAGTTCGGACAGATCATCGGCTTTGCGAGCGAAGGCATTGCGCCCGGTGACTGGGTGCATGAGCATAATTGCGGCATGGGCGGGCCCGACGGGACGCTGAGTCATGATTATGCCTTTGCCGAGGGCGCCATCGCGCCAGAGATGATCCCCGTGGCGCAGCGCGCAACGTTCGAGGGCTATCGCCGGGCCAATGGCAAGGTGGGCACGCGCAACTATATCGGCATCCTGACCTCGGTAAATTGCTCGGCGACGGTCGCCAAATTCGTAGCCGAGGCGATCAATCGCTCGGGCCTTCTCGATGATTATCCCGAGATCGACGGGATCGTGCCCTTCGTCCATGGCACGGGCTGCGGGATGGAGAGCCGGGGCGAGGGCTTCGATATCCTGAAACGCACGCAATGGGGCTACACCTCCAATCCCAACCTGGGCGCGGCGCTGCTGGTGGGCCTCGGCTGCGAAGTGTTCCAGATCGGCCGGATGAAAGAAATCTATGGCGTCGAGGACGGCGAGACCTTTCAGACCATGACGATTCAGGAGCGCGGTGGTACGCGCAAGATGATCGAATGGGGTGTCGAGAAGGTCAAGGAAATGCTGCCCGTGGCGGCAGCCGCAAGACGCGAGACCGTGGATGCGAGCCATCTGATGCTGGCGCTGCAATGCGGTGGATCGGATGGCTATTCGGGCATCACCGCCAATCCGGCGCTGGGCTATGCGGCCGATATTCTGGTGCGCAACGGCGGGACGGCGATCCTCAGCGAAACACCTGAGATTTATGGTGCGGAGCATCTGCTTACCCGTCGCGCCATCAATCAGGAGGTCGGGGAGAAGCTGATCAGCCGGATTCACTGGTGGGAAGACTACACCCAGCGCAATCGCGGGGAGATGAACAATAATCCGTCGCCGGGCAACAAGCTCGGTGGCTTGACCACGATTCTCGAAAAATCTCTGGGAGCAGCCGCGAAGGGCGGCACGACGCCGCTGACCGCGGTCTATGAATATGCCGAGCCGGTCACCGAAAAGGGGTTCGTCTTCATGGATACGCCGGGCTTTGATCCGGTGTCGGCGACGGGGCAGGTGGCGGGCGGGGCCAATATCCTGGCCTTCACCACAGGGCGCGGCTCGGCCTATGGCTGCAAGCCGGTGCCGTCGATGAAGCTGGCCACCAATTCGGAAATGTTTGGCCGGATGACCGACGACATGGACATCAACTGCGGTGATATCGTCGAGGGCGTCTCGATCGAGGACAAGGGGCAGCAGATTTTCGACATGCTGCTCGATATTGCCTCGGGCAAGCGCACGAAGTCGGAAGAGCTTGGCTATGGCGACAATGAATTCGTGCCGTGGCAGGTGGGAGCCGTGATGTAG